A stretch of Pseudochaenichthys georgianus chromosome 2, fPseGeo1.2, whole genome shotgun sequence DNA encodes these proteins:
- the spry2 gene encoding protein sprouty homolog 2: MDSTSQNDSDGGGGRQGRSSPSPGTPHDEGRTQPRPPQTRDGPPDPGLTSRPLQTPAVLSLDQIRISGSSNEYTEGPTVAQRSPASLQRQQKSDLITSPGSRTSGPHETREELPNNLRNLHSLTQHGNTNASMSSSVEDSQSSIRTSVGGSSLGQRLIGSPASSNQIIRTQPKRAELNSEELKPLNDEPRALLAVPGSGSNKNISIHTTKCEDCGRCCCPECRRPRVLPSCWMCSRRCVCSLQSAVEYGTCVCCVKGLFYHCSSDDEDTCADKPFSCAQSHCCVRWTAVSLFSLLFPCLLCYLPAKGCVGACQCCYDRSTRPGCRCKITNLIHCEDVD, translated from the coding sequence ATGGATTCTACAAGTCAGAACGACAGCGATGGGGGAGGAGGACGCCAAGGGCGGTCATCGCCATCGCCGGGCACTCCGCATGACGAAGGGAGAACGCAACCTCGGCCTCCGCAAACCCGTGATGGTCCGCCAGACCCTGGGTTGACCAGCAGGCCGCTCCAAACACCAGCAGTGCTATCTCTGGATCAGATCCGGATATCTGGGAGTAGTAATGAGTACACAGAAGGGCCCACAGTGGCCCAGAGATCTCCGGCCTCTCTGCAGAGGCAACAGAAGAGTGACTTGATTACGTCACCAGGATCAAGGACGAGTGGGCCGCATGAGACCCGGGAAGAGCTGCCTAATAATCTCCGTAACCTGCATTCATTGACTCAGCATGGAAACACAAATGCTTCCATGTCCTCCAGTGTGGAGGACTCCCAGAGTAGCATCAGGACCAGCGTGGGGGGCTCCTCTTTAGGCCAGAGGCTCATCGGCAGCCCGGCAAGCAGCAACCAGATAATCAGAACCCAGCCCAAACGTGCAGAGCTCAACTCAGAGGAGCTGAAACCCCTGAACGATGAGCCCAGGGCTCTGTTGGCTGTGCCAGGCAGCGGAAGCAATAAAAATATAAGCATACACACCACCAAGTGTGAGGACTGTGGTCGGTGCTGCTGCCCAGAGTGCAGACGCCCGCGGGTGCTTCCTTCCTGCTGGATGTGTAGCCGCCGCTGCGTGTGCTCCTTGCAGAGTGCCGTAGAGTACGGCACGTGCGTGTGCTGCGTCAAGGGCCTGTTCTACCACTGCTCCAGCGACGACGAGGACACGTGTGCTGACAAGCCCTTCTCGTGCGCACAGTCGCACTGCTGCGTCCGCTGGACCGCCGTGTCGCTCTTCTCCCTGCTCTTCCCCTGCCTCCTGTGCTACCTCCCCGCTAAAGGATGTGTCGGCGCATGCCAGTGCTGCTACGACCGGAGCACGCGACCCGGCTGTCGGTGCAAGATCACAAACCTTATCCACTGTGAGGATGTTGACTGA